A region of Cucumis melo cultivar AY chromosome 2, USDA_Cmelo_AY_1.0, whole genome shotgun sequence DNA encodes the following proteins:
- the LOC103487364 gene encoding bHLH transcription factor RHL1, whose protein sequence is MQPCSREMQSLNSLLNHSQISLQDLHADHHLNPPPPQIPPSHFHHFDPSAASNDDFLEQMLNTIPSCSWPDLNPSNPKSPWDLNPINKPSRDISDDPHQNHLTATSPAAKAAVMLQQQLLLSRGMSGSAGNGVADHGLPPMPLSLGNADLDRSQNDVVDGSCFRPPNSGGSLQSNSFGAPGNVMNQTPGGGSAGVSQSQPKQKVRARRGQATDPHSIAERLRRERIAERMKALQELVPNANKTDKASMLDEIIDYVKFLQLQVKVLSMSRLGGAAAVAPLVADVSSEGGGECMQGSGAQAGGRNSNNNGNGGNQTASTNDSMTVTEQQVAKLMEKDMGSAMQYLQGKGLCLMPISLATAISTSTCHSRNPLMNGGGGGSQHPVMASNGEGPSSPSMSVLTVQSTSMGNGSVKDAASVSKP, encoded by the exons ATGCAGCCCTGTAGCAGAGAAATGCAATCCCTCAACTCTCTCTTAAACCACTCCCAAATATCTCTCCAAGACCTCCACGCCGACCACCATTTGAATCCTCCACCGCCCCAGATCCCGCCCTCTCATTTCCACCATTTCGATCCCTCCGCCGCTTCCAACGACGACTTCCTCGAACAAATGCTCAACACAATCCCTTCCTGTTCTTGGCCTGACCTCAATCCTTCAAACCCTAAATCCCCTTGGGACCTTAACCCCATTAATAAACCCTCTAGAGATATCTCCGATGATCCTCACCAGAATCACCTCACTGCTACTTCTCCCGCCGCTAAGGCCGCCGTTATGCTTCAACAACAGCTTCTCTTGTCCAGAGGAATGTCTGGTTCTGCCGGAAATGGCGTTGCAGATCATGGCCTCCCCCCTATGCCTCTCTCCCTTGGAAATGCCGACTTGGATCGCTCCCAAAACGACGTCGTTGATGGATCCTGTTTCCGTCCACCGAACTCG GGTGGTTCTCTTCAATCGAATAGTTTCGGAGCTCCGGGAAACGTGATGAATCAAACTCCAGGAGGTGGGTCTGCCGGAGTTTCTCAATCTCAACCAAAGCAGAAGGTCAGAGCTCGTAGAGGCCAAGCTACTGACCCACACAGTATTGCCGAAAGG CTTCGAAGAGAGAGAATTGCAGAGAGAATGAAAGCTCTGCAAGAACTCGTTCCCAATGCAAACAAG ACAGATAAAGCTTCGATGCTTGATGAGATCATCGACTACGTTAAATTCCTCCAGCTCCAAGTCAAG GTTCTGAGCATGAGCAGATTGGGGGGTGCAGCTGCCGTGGCTCCTCTAGTCGCTGACGTCTCCTCTGAG GGTGGCGGTGAGTGTATGCAAGGAAGTGGAGCCCAAGCTGGTGGCCGGAATTCCAACAATAATGGCAACGGCGGAAACCAAACGGCGTCCACCAACGACAGCATGACGGTGACGGAGCAGCAAGTGGCAAAGCTAATGGAGAAAGATATGGGATCAGCGATGCAGTATTTGCAAGGGAAAGGGCTTTGTCTCATGCCCATATCTCTAGCAACGGCCATCTCTACGTCCACGTGTCACTCCAGGAATCCCTTGATGAACGGCGGCGGCGGTGGCAGTCAACATCCCGTGATGGCATCCAACGGTGAAGGACCTTCGTCGCCGAGTATGTCGGTGCTGACTGTGCAATCGACAAGCATGGGGAACGGCTCCGTCAAAGACGCCGCCTCCGTATCAAAGCCGTGA
- the LOC103487489 gene encoding uncharacterized protein LOC103487489: protein MHPKNQHRLQIFLHSPDLQIQSKIVDLPQTSAKTLEDLKFSLLSETLASRVASSLYFTLNGKPLLDSTTISLIPPLSTLILRTRVLGGGGDGGATGAESRDCYLNMYAEKKPDKVDPNEQRLSKWLNCALSNEPLSEPCVIDWLGNVFNKESLVQALLEKKLPKGFGHIKGLKDMIKINFSMIPGTESRGNAISEPRFQCPITGLEFNGKYKFFALRTCGHVLSAKALKEVKSSSCLVCHTEFTERDKFVINGSEEEVEEMRERMEEEKSKSKSKEKKTKKVRNGEVGMNGDVTMDLATSRLSGKKHGIELQTLEKVSAKPERHERLDGGAQVKVAASNGAVKRFKAADMVPANATKEVYASIFTSSRKSDFKETYSCRSLPLGRN, encoded by the coding sequence ATGCATCCGAAGAACCAACACCGTCTTCAGATCTTCCTTCATTCTCCAGACCTCCAAATTCAATCCAAAATCGTAGACCTACCACAAACTTCGGCCAAAACCCTAGAGGACCTGAAGTTCTCTCTTCTCTCTGAAACGCTCGCTTCACGGGTTGCATCATCTCTCTACTTTACCCTCAATGGGAAACCCCTTCTGGATTCCACTACGATTTCTCTAATTCCCCCTTTGTCCACCTTAATCTTAAGAACCAGGGTCCTTGGAGGTGGTGGCGATGGCGGTGCAACAGGGGCCGAGTCGCGTGACTGCTACCTTAATATGTACGCAGAGAAGAAACCCGATAAGGTCGATCCTAACGAGCAGAGGCTGTCCAAGTGGTTGAATTGCGCTCTTTCTAACGAGCCTTTGAGTGAACCTTGTGTGATTGATTGGCTTGGAAATGTCTTCAATAAGGAATCACTTGTGCAGGCTTTGCTAGAGAAGAAGTTGCCAAAAGGATTCGGGCATATCAAGGGTCTGAAGGATATGATCAAGATAAATTTTTCGATGATTCCCGGTACAGAATCGCGTGGGAATGCAATTTCAGAGCCACGGTTCCAATGCCCAATTACTGGTCTTGAGTTCAATGGTAAGTACAAGTTTTTTGCTCTGAGAACTTGTGGACATGTGTTGAGTGCAAAGGCCTTGAAGGAGGTCAAATCTTCTTCCTGCCTTGTATGTCATACTGAGTTTACGGAAAGAGATAAATTTGTGATCAATGGGAGCGAGGAGGAGGTAGAAGAAATGAGGGAGAGAATGGAGGAAGAGAAGTCAAAGTCGAAATcgaaggagaagaagacaaagaaagTGAGGAATGGAGAAGTGGGTATGAATGGAGATGTGACTATGGATTTGGCAACATCTCGTTTGTCTGGTAAAAAGCATGGTATTGAACTTCAGACTTTGGAGAAGGTTTCTGCTAAGCCTGAAAGGCATGAGCGGCTAGATGGTGGAGCTCAGGTAAAGGTTGCAGCTAGTAATGGTGCTGTAAAGCGTTTTAAAGCAGCAGACATGGTCCCGGCCAATGCTACCAAAGAAGTTTATGCTTCAATATTCACCTCATCTAGGAAGTCAGATTTCAAGGAAACATATTCTTGTAGATCTCTTCCACTCGGTCGAAACTAA